In Thermoplasmatales archaeon, the DNA window GAGCAGAGGGTTTATATTCAAGCAATGGCTCATCATATGGGACTATAAAATCTACATCCTCTATATAAATGAAGCTGTTTCCATGGGTACGGGGCATGTTTTTATTAACCTGTGCAATAATCAAATCTGCATTTTCTGTCGCTGTTTTAACCAAATCAACACTTATTCCGTAACTCATATAGCCGTGTTTATCAGGTGGAGAGAGCTGAATCAGTGCAACATCCACACGGATAATTTTTCTTCTTAATAAATCAGGAGCTCTTGAAAGAAATATTGGGGTGTAATCAGCATTTCCTTCATTTACTGCCTTTCTTGTATTTTCTCCTATAAAAAATGAATTGTGACGAAAATTTCTTTTAAATTTTTCATCTGTGTAAGGAGTTACACCAAGGGTCCATATATGTATTACTTCAGCATCAACAAATGCTTTTGGATAACTCTCAACATATGCAACAAGTTCCCTAACCAAATAAACCGGCTCACCGCAAGCTGTGCCAATAAATATTCTGTCTCCTCTATGAATTTTTGAAAATGCTTTTCTTAAATCCACAAACTTTTCGGGATAAATTTTCTTAAACCTACTAAGGAAATTTTCTTCCATAATTTTAAGCAAATCCATTTTTAAATCTTATGTTTTAAGACCTGAAAAACAAAAAAGAGAGGAGGGGGATGAATGCAATCCTGCATATGCCCGCTTTAGGGCGCTTTATTATATGCAGGTTTTTATCCTTGAAAATAAATTTTTGCGGGTATATAAAGGAGGGGAGGGGTGTGGATGCCTTTTTAAATATTTCGGAATTTTTCCGATGCAAATTCTCCTCCAATTGCCCATCTTGTTTTTGGAACATCATGCACTAAAATTTCAACAGCATTTTCTGGTATTCCCATATCAACGAAAACTTTTGTTAATTTCTTCACCATTTCCTTTATTTCCTCATCTTTCCTTCCTTCCCAGAGAAATACATGAACTATTGGCATAAACAAAAAACACGATTAATTTAAAATATTTTGTTAGCGCCGCAGAAGAATCTTCTCTTATCTTCCAGATTTTTCTGATAAATAGTTTAACATTGCTGTTTTTATGATTTATTCATCCTCTAGTTTTATTTTTGCCCAAACAATTCCTCCGCCCTCAACTTCCTTTATCTTTTTCCATTCTTTTGCTTTATCTAAAATCCAGATGTAAACCATGCCAGTTCTTGTTTTTTCTGGTATCAAATAT includes these proteins:
- a CDS encoding tautomerase family protein gives rise to the protein MPIVHVFLWEGRKDEEIKEMVKKLTKVFVDMGIPENAVEILVHDVPKTRWAIGGEFASEKFRNI